CCCTGATCATCGACAAAGACAAGACTCCGCACTGGAATCCGCCCACCCTGGCGGCCCTCGACGCCGATCGGGTGGCGAGCTTCTTCAGCGGTTTTGACGGCAGCGGGAGCTGAACTCATGCACGACATTGAACTGACCGAAGAGCAAGTGATGATCCGCGACATGGCCCGGGACTTCGCCCGAGGCGAGATCGCCCCCCATGCCCAGGCCTGGGAAAAGGCCGGCTGGATCGACGATGGCCTGGTGCGCAAGATGGGCGAACTGGGCCTGCTGGGCATGGTGGTTCCCGAGGAATGGGGCGGCAGCTACCTGGACTACGTGGCCTATGCCCTGGCAGTGGAAGAAATCGCCGCCGGCGACGGCGCCACCGGTGCCCTGATGAGCATCCACAACTCGGTGGGCTGCGGGCCGATCCTCAACTACGGCAGCCAGGAACAAAAGCAGCAATGGCTGCCGCGCCTGGCCGCTGGCGAAGCCATCGGCTGCTTCTGCCTGACCGAACCCCAGGCCGGCTCCGAAGCCCACAACCTGCGCACCCGCGCCGAACTGCGGGACGGCCAGTGGGTAATCAACGGCGCCAAGCAGTTCGTCAGCAACGGCAAGCGCGCCCAGCTAGCCATCGTTTTTGCAGTGACCGACCCGGAACTGGGCAAGAAAGGCCTGTCGGCGTTCCTGGTGCCCACCGACACCCCGGGCTTCATCGTCGACCGCACCGAACACAAGATGGGCATCCGCGCCTCCGACACCTGCGCCGTGACCCTCAACCAATGCACCATCCCCGAGGCCAACCTGCTGGGTGAACGGGGCAAGGGCCTGGCCATCGCCCTGTCCAACCTCGAAGGCGGGCGCATCGGCATCGCCGCCCAGGCCCTGGGCATCGCCCGCGCCGCCTTTGAAGCCGCCCTGGCCTACGCCCGGGAGCGGGTGCAGTTCGACAAGCCGATCATCGAACACCAGAGCATCGCCAACCTGCTGGCCGACATGCACACCCGCCTGAATGCCGCCCGCCTGCTGATCCTCCACGCCGCGCGCCTGCGCAGCGCGGGCCAGCCGTGCCTGTCGGAGGCTTCCCAGGCCAAGCTGTTCGCCTCGGAAATGGCCGAGAAGGTCTGCTCCTCGGCCATGCAGATCCATGGTGGTTATGGGTATCTGGAGGACTATCCGGTGGAGCGCTACTACCGTGACGCACGGATTACCCAGATCTACGAAGGCTCCAGCGAGATCCAGCGCCTGCTGATCGCTCGCGAGTTGAAGCATTACCAGCTGTAGGCATTGACGCCGAAAACAAAAAATCGCAGCCGGGGCTGCGATTTTTTTTGGCTGTTCCCTCGTGGGAGCCGGCTTGCCGGCGAGCAGGCCCCTGAGTCATGCGCTGCCCTCGGGGACGCCTTCGCTGGCAAGCCAGCTCCTACGTGGCTAGGACGCTGCGGTTACTGGTCCTTGAACTGCGGGTCACGCTTGGCGATGAAGGCGGCCATGCCTTCTTTCTGGTCCTGGGTGGCGAAGGCGGCGTGGAATACCCGGCGCTCGAAGCGCACGCCCTCGGACAGGCTGACTTCAAAGGCGCGGTTCACGCTTTCCTTGATCATCATGCTCACCGGGATCGATTTGCCGGCAATCACCGCTGCCACTTTCAGGGCTTCTTCCACCAGATCATCGGCCGGCACGATGCGTGCGACGATGCCGCAACGCTCAGCTTCCACGGCGTCGATAAAACGCCCGGTCAGGCACATTTCCATGGCCTTGGCCTTGCCGACCGCGCGGGTCAGGCGCTGGGTGCCGCCCATGCCCGGCAGCACGCCGAGGTTGATTTCCGGTTGGCCGAACTTGGCGTTGTCGCCAGCCAGGATGAAGTCGCACATCAGCGCCAGTTCGCAACCGCCGCCCAGGGCGAAGCCGTTGACCGCGGCGATGATCGGCTTGCGCCGGTTGGCCACGCGGTCACTGTCGCTGAATAGGTCGTCGAGGTAGATCTGCGGGTAGCTCAGCTCGGCCATTTCCTTGATGTCGGCACCGGCGGCGAAGGCTTTCTTGGAACCGGTGATGACGATGCAGCCGATCTGCGGGTCGGCTTCCAGGCGATCCAGGGCCTGGTTCACCTCGCCGACGATCTGTGCATTGAGGGCGTTCAGCGCCTGGGGGCGGTTGAGAGTGATCAGGCCAACCCGGCCCTTGATGTCCAACAGAATGGTTTCGTAGCTCATGAATCAGCTCCTGCTAAAAGTCAGAGATTGCGCGAAATGACCATGCGCTGAATGTCGCTGGTGCCTTCGTAGATCTGGCAGATGCGCACATCGCGGTAGATCCGCTCCACCGGGAAGTCGCTCAAATAGCCATAGCCGCCCAGGGTTTGCAAGGCCGCGGAACAGACCTTCTCGGCCATTTCCGAGGCGAACAGCTTGGCCATCGAGGCCTCCACCAGCGCCGGCTTGCCGCTGTCGCGCAGGGCCGCGGCGTAGTGCACCATCTGCCGCGCCACGGCGATCTGGGTGGCCATGTCCGCCAGGCGGAAGGCCACGGCCTGGTGCTCGATGATCGGCTTGCCGAAGGTTTCGCGCTCACGGGCGTAATCCCGTGCCGCTTCGAATGCGGCCCGGGCCATGCCCACCGATTGCGAGGCAATGCCCACGCGCCCGCCTTCAAGGTTGGCCAGGGCGATCTTGTAGCCCTCGCCCTCCTCGCCCAGGCGGTTGGCCAGCGGCACCTTCACATCCTCGAAGAGGATCTGGCAGGTGTCGGAGGCGTGCTGGCCGAGCTTGTCCTCGACGCGCGCGACCTTATAGCCCGGCGAGTCGGTGGGCACGATAAAGGCACTGATGCCGCGCTTGCCGGCCGCCGGGTCGGTGACCGCGAACACGATCACCACCCCGGCGTTCTGCCCGGAGGTGATGAACTGTTTGCAGCCGTTGAGCACATAGTGGTCGCCGTCGCGGCGGGCCCGGGTTTTCAGGCTGCTGGCATCGGAGCCGGCCTGGGGTTCGGTCAGGGCGAAGGCGCCGAGCATGGCGCCACTGGCCAGGGGCTTGAGGAAGCGTTCCTTCTGGTCATCGTTGCCGAATTTGAGGATCGGCACGCAGCCCACCGAGTTGTGCACGCTCATGATGGTGGAACAGGCGCCATCACCGGCGGCGACTTCCTCCAGGGCCATGACATAGGCCAGGTAGCCGGTGTCGCACCCGCCCCACTGCTCGGGCACCAGCATGCCGAAGAAACCCAGCTCGGCCATCTCGGCAATGGCTTCCTTGGGAAAGCGGTGCTCGCGGTCCCAGTCGGCGGCGAAAGGCTTGAGGCGCTCCTGGGCGAATTGCCGGGCCGCGTCGCTGATCTGCAGTTGTTCGTCATTGGGCAACATCGGGATTCCTCGTTACAGGCATTCAACGGCCATGGCCGTGGCTTCACCACCGCCGATGCAGATCGCGGCCACGCCACGCTTGAGGCCTTTCTGGCGCAGGGCCGACAGCAGGGTCACCAGGATCCGCGCACCGGAAGCGCCGATCGGGTGGCCCAGGGCGCAAGCGCCGCCGTGCACGTTGACCTTGGCGTGGGGGATTTCCAGCTTGCTCATGGTGACCAGGCTGACCACGGCGAAGGCTTCGTTGATCTCGAACAGGTCGACCTCGTTCAACGACCAGCCGGTCTTCTTCATCAGCCGCTCGATGGCACCCACCGGGGCCACCGGGAACAGCCCGGGGGTATCGGCGAAGGCCGCGTGGCCGTGGATCACTGCCAGGGGCTTGAGGCCGCGCTTGTCAGCTTCGGAGCGGCGCATCAGCACCAGGGCCGCGGCGCCGTCGGAGATCGAGCTGGAGTTGGCCGCAGTCACGGTGCCACCGTCGCGGAACGCCGGTTTCAAGGTGGGGATCTTGTCCAGCTTGGCCTTGGGCGGCTGCTCGTCGTCGCTGATCAGCTTCGACTCCTTGCCGACCATCACCTGCAGGGGAACGATCTCGTCCTTGAACAGGCCATCCTTGATCGCCTGCTGGGCACGGGTCAGGGAAGCCACGGCGAAATCGTCCTGGGCCTGGCGGGTGAAGCCGTTGGCCTCGGCGCAATCCTCGGCGAAGGTGCCCATCAGGCGGCCCTTGTCGTAGGCGTCTTCCAGGCCGTCGAGGAACATGTGGTCCAGCACCTTGCCGTGGCCCATGCGGTAGCCGCTGCGAGCGCGGTCCAGCAGGTACGGGGCGTTGGACATGCTTTCCATGCCACCGGCGATCACCACCTCGGCACTGCCGGCCAGCAGCATGTCGTGGGCCAGGATGGTGGCCTCCATGCCGGAACCGCACATCTTGTTCAGGGTGGTGCAGCGGGTGCCCTTGTCCAGGCCGGCGCCCAGGGCGGCCTGACGGGCCGGGGCCTGGCCGAGGCCGGCGGACAGCACGCAGCCGAACAGCACTTCTTCGACCGCCTGCGGTGCAATGCCGGCGCGCTGGACTGCGGCGCGAATGGCTTCGCTCCCCAGTTGCGGCGCGCTGAGGCCTTTGAGGTCCCCCTGGAAACCGCCCATGGGGGTACGGACGGCGCTGACGATGACAATCGGATCTTGGGCAATGGACATGATGAATCCTCCTTACTTGGCGGCCATGCGCAAGGCGCCGTCGAGACGGATCACCTCGCCGTTGAGCATGCTGTTTTCAATGATGTGCCGCACCAGCGCGGCGTACTCGGCGGGCTTGCCCAGGCGTGGCGGGAATGGCACGCCGGCGGCCAGGCCGGCCCGCACTTCGTCGCTCATGCCGGCCATCATCGGGGTTTCGAAAATACCCGGGGCGATGGTCATCACCCGGATGCCGAAGCGTGCCAGCTCCCGGGCCACCGGCAGGGTCAGGCTGGCGATGGCGCCCTTGGAGGCAGCGTAGGCCGCCTGGCCGATCTGCCCGTCGAAGGCGGCGATGGACGCCGTGTTGATGATCACCCCGCGCTCGCCGTCGGCATTGGCCGGGCTTTCGGCAATGGCTGCTGCTGCCAGGCGCAGCAGGTTGAAGCTGCCGATCAGGTTGACGTTGATCACCTGGCTGAAGCTGGCCAGGGTGTGGGGGCCGTTCTTGCCGAGGATTTTCTCGCCACGCACGATGCCGGCGCAGTTGACCAGGCCGTTGAGCCCGCCAAAGGCCTTGACCGTGGCCTGCACCGCCGCTTCGGCCGCGGCTTCCTGGCTGATGTCGGCCACCACGCTCTGGCAGCCCAGCTGCTGGGCCTTGGCCGCCACGGCCTCGGCATTGAGGTCCACCAGCATCACCCTGGCGCCGGCGGCGACCAGCATTTCGGCGCTGGCGGCTCCCAGGCCGGAAGCGCCGCCACTGACGAGAAACACCTGGTTTGCAATGTCCATCATTCAAATCCTGTTCATGCGGTAGCTGTTGACGCCGCGGCCTCTTGAGCCTTGGCGATTTCCTGGTTGCGCAAGATAAAGCGCTGCAATTTGCCGCTTGGGGTCTTCGGCAATTCGCTGACAAATTCGATTTCACGGGGGTAGGAATGAGCCGCCAGGCGCTTGCGCACGTGCTGGCGCAACTCCTCTGCCAGCTCATCGGTGGCGCGGTACTGCTCGCTGAGCACCACGAAGGCCTTGACCAGTTCGGTGCGCTCCGGATCGGGCTTGCCCACCACCGCCGCTTCCACCACGGCCGGGTGTTCGATCAGTGCGCTTTCCACGTCGAACGGGCCGACCCGGTAGCCGGAGGTGGTGATCACATCGTCGCTGCGGCCCACGAAGCTGATGCTGCCGTCCTGGTTCAACTCCACGGTATCGCCGCTTAAGTAGTAGTTGCCGACAAAGGCCTTGGTCGGCACCCCGGCGTAACCGGCGAACCAGCACATGGGTGACCGGCTGCGGTCGATGGCCAGAATCCCCGGCTGGCCGACGCCCAGTTCCTGGTAGTGCTCATCCAGCACCACGATGCGGTGGCCCGGCGAGGCGAAACCGGCGGCGCCGACATGCACCGGGTGCTCCAGGCCGTGGTGGTTGCACAGCACCATGCCCAGCTCGGTCTGGCCGTAGTGGTCGTGGATCACCACGCCCAGTTGTTCGGCGAACCAGCGGATGACTTCGGGGTTGAGCGGCTCGCCGGCGCTGCTGACGATACGCAGGCGGCCCTTGATCGAACGGGCGAACTGGTCGCCGCCAGCGATCAGCAGGCGGTAGGCAGTGGGCGAACCGGTGAGGTTGGTGATGCCGTACTTGTTGATCACCCGGCAGGTGCTTTCCAGGGTGAAGGGGCCATCGTAGAAGGTGATCGGGTGGCCCAGGCCCAAGGGCCCGGTGACGCCGAAGTAGATGCCGTAGGCCCAGCCCGGGTCGGCGACGTTCCAGAAGGCGTCTTCCGGGCGCAGGTCCACGGCGTCGCGGGTGTAGGCCTGGAACGCGACAATCGCTTTGAGCGGTACTTCCAGGGCTTTCGAGGGGCCGGTGGTGCCCGAGGTGAACATCAGCAGGAATGGGTCTTCGCCGGTCAGCAGCACGGGCTCGCACTGGGCCGGGTACTGTTCCAGCTCGGCCCAGAAGCTGAAGTCACCGCGCACGATGCCCTGGCCCTTGGCGCCTGCGACCGTGACGATGGTCGGGCACTCGGCGACTTCCGCCAGCTTGGGCCGGTTCACCGCGTCGCTGACCACCAGCTTGGCCTTGGAGCTGTTGAGACGGTGCTCGATGGCCTTGGGGCCGAAGGCGGTGAACAGCGGCTGGTACACCGCGCCAATGCGCCAGGTGGCCAGCACCGTGATCAAGAGTTCGACATTGCGTGGCAGCAGCCCGGCGACCTTATCGCCCTTGCCGACCCCCTGGGCCAGGAAGAAGTTGGCCAGGCGCCCGGCCTTGTCCTGCAGTTCAGTGAAGGTGTAGCTGGCGCTGCTGCCGTCCCGGCCTTCCCAGAACAGCGCGATGCGCCCGGGCAAGGCATGCCGGTCGCAGCACTCGACACAGGCATTGAGGGCTGAGAGCGAGCCCGCCAGGGCCGACTCCATGGTGTGCTGATAATCGAATTCCTTGATAGCAGACAGGTAGTTGCGCATTGCCAGAATCCCTCACTGTTCTTATTAGGATGGGAACCTCATGAAAATCAGGGAAATACTGGCGCCAGAGCCCTCGTGGAACAATGGTCAAAGCTATCAAGTTGCGTGACCGGTTTGGCCAAGAGCACGCCCCGCCACGGTTGGCGGCGGCACCTGAAATTGCCGTAGGCGCTGGCTTGCCAGCGAAGGCGTCAGCCCGAGCGGTGCAAGACTTGCGGGCCCTTTCGCCGGCAAGCCGGCTCCTACGGGGGATGGGGGTTACCGGCTCCTACGGGGGGATGGGGTTACCGCCTGTGTAGGAGCTGGCTTGCCAGCGAAGGCGTCGTCTCGGGCGGTACAAGGCTTGCGGGCCTCTTCGCCGGCAAGCCGGCTCCTACGAGAGGTGCGGGTCGTTGAGGATCAGGCTGCGGTAATGCCCGGGGTTGGAACCGGACCATTTGCGAAAGGCCTTGTAGAACGAGCTGGTATCGGCAAACCCCAGGCGCCCGGCAATCTCGGCAAAGCTGATCTGCGGCTCGGCCAGCCAGACAATCGCCAGTTCCTTGCGCACGCTGTCCTTGAGTGCCTGGTAGCTCTGGCCCTCTTCGGCCAGGCGCCGGCGCAGGGTCGAGGCGGACATGCACAGGCTCTGGGCCAGGCTTTCGCTCTCGGGCCACTGCTCCCCTGGCAGTTGCCGCAACTGCTGCTTGATGCGGCTGGCCAGGCTCTCGGGGTCGCGGTACTTGACCAGGATGTTGGCCGGGGCATGGGCCAGGAAGCGCTTGAGCTCTTCCTCGCTGCGCTTGATCGGCAGGTCCAGGCAGTCGGCGGCGATGATCATCCGCGTGCGCGGCCGCTCGAAACGCAGGTTGTCGGAGAACATCACCCGGTAGTCGTCGCAGAAATCCGGCTGCGGGCCGCGCAGCTCGATGGCCAGGATCGGAATGCGCCGGCCCGCCAACCAGCAGGCCACGCCGTGGACAATCATCCAGTAGGTGAAGTAGGTAAAGGCCCGCCTAGGCTCGTGTTCATCCTCCAGCAGGACGATTTCCGCCAGGCTCTGCTGGTGCACCAGCTGCGCCGGCATGCGCTCGAACATCAGCGTCAGAAAGCCCAGCACCGAGTCCAGCCCGCTGGCCAGGGTCGGCTGGGCCATGGCCGAGCGGCAGAGAAAGGCCAGGCTGCCGGACTTCAGGCGGCGCGGGTCCATGCCGAAGAACTCATCGTCCAGGCGCCGCGCCAGCAGGCGCCAGAGCCGTGCATAGGCACTGGCCGGCACCCGCGCCGTGCCCTGCTGCAGGCCCGCCGGGTCGATCCCGACCTTGTGCAGCACTTCATCGGTGGCGGCGCCCGGGGCGCAGCTTTGCAGCAGTGCCTCGCGCACCAGTTGCATGGAAATGGTGTCTTTTTCCGACATCGCGGCCAACGGTTTACTCAATCCTGGGATGGCCATCTTAGGCAGTGACCGGGAAAAAGCCAGTGGGCTTTGGTCCCCCCCCTGCATGCCCTTTGCCACTCTCCGCCAGCCAGGGCCCGGTAGCAGCGGACTGCGTCCGATGTTCAGAAGTAAACCCGAGACCACGCTGAAATGGTCGCCACCAGGACAAGATAAATACCCATAAGGAAGTGATTTATCCCAAGAATTGCTAGGAAAAGACTGAATGTAGTCAGGTCCGCATAAGCATCATTGAATGCGCAGTTATTAGGAATTAGTCTCGTTTGCGATTTAATCTCATCAAACAAACGAGTGATTCCAATGAATAAAAAATCCCCACCTGCCTTGCCGCCACGCCACTTCCTGGCCTCCACCATCGGCTTCGCGATCGCCTCTGTACCAGGCGTTGGCGGCGCCGCAGAACAGCAGAAACCGCTGCAGCTGGACAGCATCAAGATCGAGACCGAAGAGCATCGCGGCTACAAGGTCGAGCGCTCGTCCTCCGCCAAATACGTCGCGCCTCTTCTGGATACCCCGCAAACCATTACCACGATCCCCTCCCAGGTGATCCAGGAGCAGCAGGCGCTGAACCTGCGCCAAGTGCTATCCAACGTCTCCGGCATTACCTTCAACGCCGGCGAAGGTGGCGGCGGCTCGGGAGACAGCATCAACATCCGCGGCTTTTCGGCCAACAGCAACCTACAGATCGACGGCCTGCGCGACAGCGCGCAAAGCAACCGTTCCGACACGTTCAACGTCGAACAGGTCGAGGTCATCAAGGGCCCCAACTCGGTATTCGGCGGTGCCGGCACCACTGGCGGCAGCATCAACGTGGCCAGCAAGCAGCCCAAGGACCAGGCTTTCACCCGTCTGGGCGGCAGTATTGGCAGCGACAACTACTACCGGTTGACCCTGGACGGCAACCAGCCGCTGGAAGGCGTCGGCACCAACAGTGCGCTGCGCATCAACCTGATGGGGCATCAGAACGATGTGCCCGACCGCGAGAAGATCGACCGCCAGCGCTGGGGCATTGCTCCGTCACTGCGGCTGGGTTTCAACAACACCACCCGCCTGACTCTCAGCGCTTTCCACCAAAGCGACGACAACCTTCCCGACTACGGCGTGCCGGCGCGCGACGGCAAGAGGCTGGCCGGCGTCAAGCGCGATGCCTACTTCGGCTGGAAGAACCTCGACAAGGAACAGATCGAGCAGAGCGCCTTCACCGCCAACTTCGAGCATGAGTTCAACAACTACCTGCGCCTGCAGAACTTGACGCGCTACAGCCACACCGCACGCGACACCATTGTCTCCGCGTCCCATACCAACACCAGCCGTGTCCCGCCGGGCCGCTACCTGCCGGCGGGCCCCCAGGCCTATGGGCGCGACGCTACCACCGAGATGTGGATCAACCAGAGCAACCTCATCGGCGATTTCGAGCTCGCCGGGATGCGCCATGATCTGACGGTGGGCCTGGAGCTGTCTCACGAAACCCTGGACCTGAAGACCTACAGTCACGGCCTGGGCAGCACCCTCTACCCGGCCCTCGGCTATGACCTGGGCCATCCACCCGGACGCTGGAATGGTCCGATCAGCAAGACCACCGGCGGCTACACCGAGACTCGCCTGACGGACCAGGCGCTGTACCTGTTCGACAACATCGCCCTGCATGAACAATGGGACCTCAACCTGGGCCTGCGCTATGACAAGATCCGCGGCAAGGCCGACAGCTACTCCGGGGCCCATGTGAAAACCTCGAAGCGCGCCTCCGATGACGCCAAGGTCAGCGCCCGCACGGGCCTGGTGTTCAAGCCAACCGAGAACGGGCGGATCTATGCCGCCTGGGGCAACTCCTTCAACCCCTCCGCCGAGAACCTCGCCTCGACCGGCAGCGGCCTCAACGCCAATACCGAGGAGCTGGCGCCGGAGAAGAACGAAACCTGGGAGCTGGGCACCAAGTGGGAACTGCTGGACAAGCGCCTGGAGCTGGACGCCGCGCTGTTTCGCGTGGAGAAGAGCAATGCCCGGGAAACCATGTCCGACGGCTCCACCCAACTGGCCGGCAAGAAGCGGGTACAGGGCGTCGAACTGGGCCTCACGGGGCGTGTGACCGAGCATTGGAACCTGTTCGCCAACTACACCTTCCTCAACAGCGAGACCCTGAAGGCCGCGGACACCGCTTCCGGGATCGCCCGCAAGGGCCAAGCCCTGGGCAACACCCCACCGCGCTCGTTCAACCTCTGGACCACCTACGAATGGCCGGCTGGCTGGACCCTGGGTTACGGCACTCGTTATGTCAGCGAACGCAACGTCACCTCCAGCACCCAGGCCAAGCTGGACGCCTACTGGGTACACAACGCCATGCTCAGCTACAAGGTCAACCGCAATCTCGACCTGCAACTGAACGTCAATAACCTGTTCGACAAGGACTACGTGGAACGAGTACGCCAGCAGAGTGGCTCAACCGCCCGCTCCTCGGCCATCGAATACGGCGATGCACGCTCGGCGATCATGACAGCCAGCTATTCGTTCTGACCCACCCCTCCAGGCGAAGCCCTTTTGGCCAGGGCCTCGCCGCCGTTCTGCGCGGTTTTTCGCCCGGCAAGCCCGACCACGCAGCAAACCAATACGCAATTTTCTCGATTTTTCCCGGCAAGGCCGGACAAATCCTTGCCCAATGGCGGCTGGCGCCGGCCGAACGTTTTCAGTGCAGTGCAAAAAAGTATCGGTTTCAGTGTTATGGATGATTTGTCAGAGCGGTCGTTGAGGGCTGTAATCAGCCCACCTTCTTCCTCGGCAGAGGAAGACATAACAACAATAACCGTCCTTCTGCAGCCCTCACCGGCGCAGGACAGGAGTGAACGATGAAACCCTGCAGCAAAGCCCTGCTCCTCACCACCTGCATGACCCTCAGCAGCGTCACCCTTGGCGCCCAAACTCTGACCATCGCCACCGTCAACAACAGCGACATGATCCGCATGCAACGCCTGTCCAAGACCTTCGAGGCCGAGCACCCGGACATCAAGCTGAACTGGGTGGTGCTGGAAGAGAACGTGCTGCGCCAGCGCCTGACCACCGACATCGCCACCCAGGGCGGGCAATTCGACGTGCTCACCATCGGCATGTACGAAGCCGCACTCTGGGGCGCCAAGGGCTGGCTGCAACCGATGCAGGACCTGCCGGCCAGCTATGAGCTGGACGATGTCTTCCCTTCGGTGCGCGAGGGCCTGTCGGTCAAGGGCACTCTCTATGCCCTGCCGTTCTACGCCGAAAGCTCCATGACCTACTACCGCACCGACCTGTTCAAGGAGGCCGGCCTGAGCATGCCCGAGCGGCCGACCTGGGAGCAGATCGGCGAATTCGCCGCCAAGCTCAACAAGCCCGACCAGGAGCAATACGGCCTGTGCCTGCGGGGCAAGGCCGGCTGGGGCGAAAACATGGCCCTGATCACCACCCTGGCCAACAGCTATGGCGCACGCTGGTTCGATGAACAATGGCAGCCCGAGTTCACCGGGCCGGAATGGAAGAACGCCCTGAGCTTCTATGTCGACAACATGAAGAAGTCCGGACCACCGGGGGCTTCGAGCAACGGTTTCAACGAAAACCTGGCGCTGTTCAACAGCGGCAAGTGCGCGATCTGGGTCGACGCCAGCGTGGCCGGCTCTTTCGTCACCGACAAGAGCCAGAGCAAGGTCGCCGACCATGTGGGCTTCACCTACGCGCCGCACCAGGTCACTGACAAGGGCAGCGCCTGGCTGTACTCATGGTCCCTGGCGATCCCCGCCAGTTCCAAGGCCAAGGACGCCGCCAAGACCTTCAGTGCCTGGGCCACTTCCAAGCAGTACGCGGCCCTGGTGGCCGAGAAGGATGGCATCGCCAATGTGCCGCCGGGCACCCGCGCCTCCACCTATAGCGAGACCTACATGCAGGCCGCGCCGTTCGCCAGGGTCACCCTGGAATCGCTGAAGGTCGCCGACCCGAGCAAGCCCACCCTAAAGCCCGTGCCCTACGTCGGCATCCAACTGGTGACCATCCCCGAGTTCCAGGCCATTGGCACCCAGGTCGGCAAGTTGTTTTCCGCCGCCCTGATCGGCCAGACCACGGTGGACCAGGCCCTGGCGGCCGCGCAGCAGAGCACCGAACGGGAAATGAAACGCGCCGGCTACCCGAAATAACCCGGCTCTCCCTGTAGGAGCCGGCTTGCCGGCGAAGAGGCCCTTGAGTCTTGCGCAGTGTTCAAGGGCGCCTTCGCTGGCAAGCCAGCACCTACGGGCAGCCCGGCCGTGCCAGCGCCGTGTCGGGCCCCCCTGTACCCAACTGGTTGTGACCCTTATGAATACCTCGACTGCCAAGCTGCATGTGCAACCGCAGGCGGCGCCTCGCAAAAGCCGCCTGGCCAACCCAGGCTGGTTCCTGGTCAGCCCCTCGGTGGCGCTGTTGCTGCTGTGGATGATCGTGCCCCTGGGCATGACCCTGTACTTTTCAGTGATCCGCTACAACCTGCTGTACCCCGGCGAGAACCAGTTCGTCGGCCTGGAGAACTTCAGCTACTTCCTCAGTGATTCGGGCTTTGTGCCCGGGGCCACCAACACCCTGTTGCTGGTGGGCAGCGTACTGCTGATCAGCGTGGTGTTCGGGGTACTGATCAGCGCCCTGCTGGAGGCCAGCGAGTTCCTCGGCCG
The DNA window shown above is from Pseudomonas protegens CHA0 and carries:
- a CDS encoding acyl-CoA dehydrogenase family protein, with the translated sequence MHDIELTEEQVMIRDMARDFARGEIAPHAQAWEKAGWIDDGLVRKMGELGLLGMVVPEEWGGSYLDYVAYALAVEEIAAGDGATGALMSIHNSVGCGPILNYGSQEQKQQWLPRLAAGEAIGCFCLTEPQAGSEAHNLRTRAELRDGQWVINGAKQFVSNGKRAQLAIVFAVTDPELGKKGLSAFLVPTDTPGFIVDRTEHKMGIRASDTCAVTLNQCTIPEANLLGERGKGLAIALSNLEGGRIGIAAQALGIARAAFEAALAYARERVQFDKPIIEHQSIANLLADMHTRLNAARLLILHAARLRSAGQPCLSEASQAKLFASEMAEKVCSSAMQIHGGYGYLEDYPVERYYRDARITQIYEGSSEIQRLLIARELKHYQL
- a CDS encoding enoyl-CoA hydratase, which produces MSYETILLDIKGRVGLITLNRPQALNALNAQIVGEVNQALDRLEADPQIGCIVITGSKKAFAAGADIKEMAELSYPQIYLDDLFSDSDRVANRRKPIIAAVNGFALGGGCELALMCDFILAGDNAKFGQPEINLGVLPGMGGTQRLTRAVGKAKAMEMCLTGRFIDAVEAERCGIVARIVPADDLVEEALKVAAVIAGKSIPVSMMIKESVNRAFEVSLSEGVRFERRVFHAAFATQDQKEGMAAFIAKRDPQFKDQ
- a CDS encoding acyl-CoA dehydrogenase; the encoded protein is MLPNDEQLQISDAARQFAQERLKPFAADWDREHRFPKEAIAEMAELGFFGMLVPEQWGGCDTGYLAYVMALEEVAAGDGACSTIMSVHNSVGCVPILKFGNDDQKERFLKPLASGAMLGAFALTEPQAGSDASSLKTRARRDGDHYVLNGCKQFITSGQNAGVVIVFAVTDPAAGKRGISAFIVPTDSPGYKVARVEDKLGQHASDTCQILFEDVKVPLANRLGEEGEGYKIALANLEGGRVGIASQSVGMARAAFEAARDYARERETFGKPIIEHQAVAFRLADMATQIAVARQMVHYAAALRDSGKPALVEASMAKLFASEMAEKVCSAALQTLGGYGYLSDFPVERIYRDVRICQIYEGTSDIQRMVISRNL
- a CDS encoding acetyl-CoA C-acyltransferase — translated: MSIAQDPIVIVSAVRTPMGGFQGDLKGLSAPQLGSEAIRAAVQRAGIAPQAVEEVLFGCVLSAGLGQAPARQAALGAGLDKGTRCTTLNKMCGSGMEATILAHDMLLAGSAEVVIAGGMESMSNAPYLLDRARSGYRMGHGKVLDHMFLDGLEDAYDKGRLMGTFAEDCAEANGFTRQAQDDFAVASLTRAQQAIKDGLFKDEIVPLQVMVGKESKLISDDEQPPKAKLDKIPTLKPAFRDGGTVTAANSSSISDGAAALVLMRRSEADKRGLKPLAVIHGHAAFADTPGLFPVAPVGAIERLMKKTGWSLNEVDLFEINEAFAVVSLVTMSKLEIPHAKVNVHGGACALGHPIGASGARILVTLLSALRQKGLKRGVAAICIGGGEATAMAVECL
- a CDS encoding SDR family NAD(P)-dependent oxidoreductase, which produces MDIANQVFLVSGGASGLGAASAEMLVAAGARVMLVDLNAEAVAAKAQQLGCQSVVADISQEAAAEAAVQATVKAFGGLNGLVNCAGIVRGEKILGKNGPHTLASFSQVINVNLIGSFNLLRLAAAAIAESPANADGERGVIINTASIAAFDGQIGQAAYAASKGAIASLTLPVARELARFGIRVMTIAPGIFETPMMAGMSDEVRAGLAAGVPFPPRLGKPAEYAALVRHIIENSMLNGEVIRLDGALRMAAK
- a CDS encoding AMP-binding protein is translated as MRNYLSAIKEFDYQHTMESALAGSLSALNACVECCDRHALPGRIALFWEGRDGSSASYTFTELQDKAGRLANFFLAQGVGKGDKVAGLLPRNVELLITVLATWRIGAVYQPLFTAFGPKAIEHRLNSSKAKLVVSDAVNRPKLAEVAECPTIVTVAGAKGQGIVRGDFSFWAELEQYPAQCEPVLLTGEDPFLLMFTSGTTGPSKALEVPLKAIVAFQAYTRDAVDLRPEDAFWNVADPGWAYGIYFGVTGPLGLGHPITFYDGPFTLESTCRVINKYGITNLTGSPTAYRLLIAGGDQFARSIKGRLRIVSSAGEPLNPEVIRWFAEQLGVVIHDHYGQTELGMVLCNHHGLEHPVHVGAAGFASPGHRIVVLDEHYQELGVGQPGILAIDRSRSPMCWFAGYAGVPTKAFVGNYYLSGDTVELNQDGSISFVGRSDDVITTSGYRVGPFDVESALIEHPAVVEAAVVGKPDPERTELVKAFVVLSEQYRATDELAEELRQHVRKRLAAHSYPREIEFVSELPKTPSGKLQRFILRNQEIAKAQEAAASTATA
- a CDS encoding AraC family transcriptional regulator, which codes for MSEKDTISMQLVREALLQSCAPGAATDEVLHKVGIDPAGLQQGTARVPASAYARLWRLLARRLDDEFFGMDPRRLKSGSLAFLCRSAMAQPTLASGLDSVLGFLTLMFERMPAQLVHQQSLAEIVLLEDEHEPRRAFTYFTYWMIVHGVACWLAGRRIPILAIELRGPQPDFCDDYRVMFSDNLRFERPRTRMIIAADCLDLPIKRSEEELKRFLAHAPANILVKYRDPESLASRIKQQLRQLPGEQWPESESLAQSLCMSASTLRRRLAEEGQSYQALKDSVRKELAIVWLAEPQISFAEIAGRLGFADTSSFYKAFRKWSGSNPGHYRSLILNDPHLS